From a single Herbiconiux sp. SALV-R1 genomic region:
- a CDS encoding alpha/beta hydrolase, with product MTDNPADRDIFVPHDFPETQVDLGEITMNYAEAGSPDRPALVLVPEQTGSWWSYEPSMAALAEHFHVFAVDLRGQGRSTWTPNRYSIDNFGNDIVKFLDLVVGRPAVVSGCSSGGVTAAWLSAYAKPGQVRGVILEDAPLFTSELTPAFGPGVRQHEVGVMFQTWNKFLGDQWSVGDWDGLVRSIDASPSGITASMLFPDPSQAPQNIKEYDPEWARAFYSGTASLTCPHDLMLTQVKTPVLLTHHMRALNEETGILGPGALTDAQARRVGQLVTSAGQRFDYQDHPTAMHMMHQFDPETFSGVVIDWVASLD from the coding sequence ATGACAGACAATCCAGCCGACAGGGACATCTTCGTTCCGCACGACTTTCCGGAGACACAGGTCGACCTCGGCGAGATCACCATGAACTACGCCGAGGCAGGGTCGCCCGACCGACCTGCACTCGTGCTCGTCCCGGAGCAGACCGGCTCGTGGTGGAGCTACGAGCCCTCTATGGCGGCGCTAGCCGAGCACTTCCACGTGTTCGCTGTCGATCTCCGAGGGCAGGGCCGAAGCACCTGGACGCCGAACCGCTACTCGATCGACAACTTCGGGAACGACATCGTCAAGTTCCTCGACCTCGTCGTCGGGCGCCCGGCGGTCGTCTCCGGGTGCTCCTCAGGAGGCGTCACTGCGGCGTGGCTCTCCGCTTACGCCAAGCCCGGCCAGGTGCGCGGCGTCATCCTCGAGGATGCGCCCCTGTTCACCTCGGAGCTCACCCCCGCGTTCGGGCCGGGCGTGCGCCAACACGAGGTGGGCGTGATGTTCCAGACCTGGAACAAGTTCCTCGGTGACCAGTGGTCGGTGGGGGACTGGGACGGCCTGGTGCGCTCCATCGACGCGTCTCCCTCGGGCATCACCGCGAGCATGCTCTTCCCCGATCCGAGCCAGGCGCCCCAGAACATCAAGGAGTACGACCCGGAATGGGCGCGTGCCTTCTACTCGGGCACCGCGTCGCTCACCTGCCCGCACGATCTCATGCTGACTCAGGTGAAGACGCCGGTGCTGCTGACCCACCACATGCGTGCCCTGAACGAGGAGACGGGCATCCTCGGGCCCGGCGCCCTGACCGATGCCCAGGCGCGGCGCGTCGGTCAGCTCGTCACCTCCGCCGGACAGCGCTTCGATTATCAGGACCACCCGACGGCGATGCACA
- a CDS encoding alpha/beta hydrolase: MTKPDAFSGRMVAPDAAPLLEAFRDDGGRPYHEYTVDQVRDRYETSCAANGLAPEKVHRVDDYAVGDFEVRVYDPRDAGDVPAPVILFLHGGGWVMGSLSSHDRLVRRLSTATGLPAVAVDYRLAPEHPYPAAIEDCRDALRWLGDPDAGHGLAVDSIVLAGDSAGGQLAAVLAIESARDPQRVPISAQVLIHPVTDLAGEGSSYERITAGFPFVADTMRWFAGLYVPAEVDREAGDLSPLRAELPEGMAPAYVLTVDNDPLADEGAAYAAALARAGTTVHYDHLGGYSHGIMTSAGRIPTAERKLMEAAAFIREHARPIR, encoded by the coding sequence GTGACGAAGCCCGACGCTTTCAGCGGCCGGATGGTTGCCCCGGATGCCGCACCGCTCCTGGAGGCCTTCCGCGACGACGGCGGACGGCCGTATCACGAGTACACGGTCGATCAGGTCCGTGACAGGTACGAGACGAGCTGTGCCGCGAACGGCCTCGCGCCCGAAAAGGTGCACCGCGTCGACGACTACGCGGTCGGCGACTTCGAGGTGCGGGTCTACGACCCGCGAGATGCCGGGGACGTGCCCGCTCCGGTCATCCTCTTCCTGCACGGGGGAGGGTGGGTGATGGGCAGCTTGTCGAGCCACGACCGTCTGGTCCGGCGACTGTCGACCGCGACGGGACTGCCGGCGGTGGCGGTCGACTACCGTCTCGCTCCCGAGCATCCGTATCCGGCGGCCATCGAGGATTGCCGCGATGCTCTTCGGTGGCTCGGCGACCCCGACGCGGGCCACGGGCTCGCCGTCGACTCGATCGTGCTGGCGGGCGACAGCGCCGGTGGGCAGCTCGCCGCCGTGCTCGCGATCGAATCGGCGCGCGACCCCCAGCGAGTGCCGATCAGCGCCCAGGTGCTCATACATCCGGTCACCGACCTCGCGGGAGAGGGCAGCTCCTATGAACGCATCACTGCCGGATTCCCGTTCGTCGCCGACACCATGCGCTGGTTCGCGGGGCTCTACGTCCCGGCCGAGGTCGATCGCGAAGCCGGGGATCTCAGCCCGCTTCGGGCAGAGCTGCCCGAAGGGATGGCGCCCGCCTACGTGCTGACGGTCGACAACGATCCGCTCGCTGATGAGGGCGCGGCCTACGCGGCCGCGTTGGCTCGAGCGGGCACGACGGTGCACTACGACCATCTCGGCGGCTACTCGCACGGGATCATGACCTCCGCCGGACGGATACCGACTGCCGAGCGGAAGCTGATGGAGGCAGCCGCCTTCATCAGGGAGCATGCGCGACCGATCAGGTGA